One Trachemys scripta elegans isolate TJP31775 chromosome 4, CAS_Tse_1.0, whole genome shotgun sequence genomic region harbors:
- the LOC117876877 gene encoding retinol dehydrogenase 12-like isoform X2: MLNCLATVLGIFICVPLLLFMAAPYIRRYVAGGVCKSTTKLNGKVVMITGANTGIGKETARDLAQRGARVIIACRDMAKGEAAACEIRAETGNQQVIVKKLDLADTKSIREFAENFLAEEKELHILINNAGVMLCPYSKTADGFEMHLGVNHLGHFLLTFLLLECLKQSAPARIVNVSSLAHHGGRIRFHDLQGEKCYNWGLAYCHSKLANVLFTRELARRLQGTGVTANSLHPGSVYSELVRHSILMSLLWKTFSFFLKTPREGAQTSVYCAVAEELESVTGQYFSDCRPAYVSPQGRNDELAKKLWNVSCELLGIQWD, translated from the exons GAGATATGTGGCAGGAGGGGTGTGTAAGTCAACAACTAAGCTGAATGGGAAGGTGGTGATGATCACGGGGGCCAACACAGGCATTGGGAAGGAGACAGCCAGAGATCTCGCACAAAGAG GTGCCAGGGTGATCATTGCCTGCAGAGACATGGCAAAGGGGGAAGCAGCAGCCTGTGAGATCCGAGCTGAGACAGGGAACCAACAAGTAATTGTGAAGAAGCTGGATCTGGCTGATACCAAGTCTATCCGAGAGTTTGCTGAGAACTTCCTAGCAG AGGAGAAGGAGCTACATATCCTCATTAACAATGCAGGTGTGATGCTATGCCCTTACTCCAAGACGGCTGATGGCTTTGAGATGCATCTGGGAGTCAATCACCTTG GTCACTTCCTCTTGACCTTCCTGTTGCTGGAGTGCCTGAAGCAGTCGGCCCCAGCCCGCATAGTCAATGTGTCCTCACTGGCTCATCATGGAGGCAGGATCCGCTTCCATGACCTCCAGGGTGAGAAGTGCTACAACTGGGGCCTTGCGTATTGTCACAGTAAATTGGCCAATGTACTCTTCACCCGGGAGCTGGCTAGACGCCTGCAAG GCACTGGAGTCACTGCAAACTCGCTGCATCCCGGCTCTGTTTATTCCGAATTGGTCCGGCACTCGATTCTAATGTCCCTGCTGTGgaagacattttcttttttcttgaagACTCCACGCGAAGGAGCCCAGACCAGCGTGTACTGTGCAGTGGCTGAGGAACTGGAGTCTGTGACTGGACAGTATTTCAG TGACTGCCGGCCAGCCTATGTATCCCCTCAAGGCCGGAATGATGAGCTGGCAAAGAAGCTTTGGAATGTCAGTTGCGAGCTGCTGGGCATCCAGTGGGACTGA
- the LOC117876877 gene encoding retinol dehydrogenase 12-like isoform X3: protein MGLSGARVIIACRDMAKGEAAACEIRAETGNQQVIVKKLDLADTKSIREFAENFLAEEKELHILINNAGVMLCPYSKTADGFEMHLGVNHLGHFLLTFLLLECLKQSAPARIVNVSSLAHHGGRIRFHDLQGEKCYNWGLAYCHSKLANVLFTRELARRLQGTGVTANSLHPGSVYSELVRHSILMSLLWKTFSFFLKTPREGAQTSVYCAVAEELESVTGQYFSDCRPAYVSPQGRNDELAKKLWNVSCELLGIQWD, encoded by the exons GTGCCAGGGTGATCATTGCCTGCAGAGACATGGCAAAGGGGGAAGCAGCAGCCTGTGAGATCCGAGCTGAGACAGGGAACCAACAAGTAATTGTGAAGAAGCTGGATCTGGCTGATACCAAGTCTATCCGAGAGTTTGCTGAGAACTTCCTAGCAG AGGAGAAGGAGCTACATATCCTCATTAACAATGCAGGTGTGATGCTATGCCCTTACTCCAAGACGGCTGATGGCTTTGAGATGCATCTGGGAGTCAATCACCTTG GTCACTTCCTCTTGACCTTCCTGTTGCTGGAGTGCCTGAAGCAGTCGGCCCCAGCCCGCATAGTCAATGTGTCCTCACTGGCTCATCATGGAGGCAGGATCCGCTTCCATGACCTCCAGGGTGAGAAGTGCTACAACTGGGGCCTTGCGTATTGTCACAGTAAATTGGCCAATGTACTCTTCACCCGGGAGCTGGCTAGACGCCTGCAAG GCACTGGAGTCACTGCAAACTCGCTGCATCCCGGCTCTGTTTATTCCGAATTGGTCCGGCACTCGATTCTAATGTCCCTGCTGTGgaagacattttcttttttcttgaagACTCCACGCGAAGGAGCCCAGACCAGCGTGTACTGTGCAGTGGCTGAGGAACTGGAGTCTGTGACTGGACAGTATTTCAG TGACTGCCGGCCAGCCTATGTATCCCCTCAAGGCCGGAATGATGAGCTGGCAAAGAAGCTTTGGAATGTCAGTTGCGAGCTGCTGGGCATCCAGTGGGACTGA
- the LOC117876877 gene encoding retinol dehydrogenase 12-like isoform X4 codes for MAKGEAAACEIRAETGNQQVIVKKLDLADTKSIREFAENFLAEEKELHILINNAGVMLCPYSKTADGFEMHLGVNHLGHFLLTFLLLECLKQSAPARIVNVSSLAHHGGRIRFHDLQGEKCYNWGLAYCHSKLANVLFTRELARRLQGTGVTANSLHPGSVYSELVRHSILMSLLWKTFSFFLKTPREGAQTSVYCAVAEELESVTGQYFSDCRPAYVSPQGRNDELAKKLWNVSCELLGIQWD; via the exons ATGGCAAAGGGGGAAGCAGCAGCCTGTGAGATCCGAGCTGAGACAGGGAACCAACAAGTAATTGTGAAGAAGCTGGATCTGGCTGATACCAAGTCTATCCGAGAGTTTGCTGAGAACTTCCTAGCAG AGGAGAAGGAGCTACATATCCTCATTAACAATGCAGGTGTGATGCTATGCCCTTACTCCAAGACGGCTGATGGCTTTGAGATGCATCTGGGAGTCAATCACCTTG GTCACTTCCTCTTGACCTTCCTGTTGCTGGAGTGCCTGAAGCAGTCGGCCCCAGCCCGCATAGTCAATGTGTCCTCACTGGCTCATCATGGAGGCAGGATCCGCTTCCATGACCTCCAGGGTGAGAAGTGCTACAACTGGGGCCTTGCGTATTGTCACAGTAAATTGGCCAATGTACTCTTCACCCGGGAGCTGGCTAGACGCCTGCAAG GCACTGGAGTCACTGCAAACTCGCTGCATCCCGGCTCTGTTTATTCCGAATTGGTCCGGCACTCGATTCTAATGTCCCTGCTGTGgaagacattttcttttttcttgaagACTCCACGCGAAGGAGCCCAGACCAGCGTGTACTGTGCAGTGGCTGAGGAACTGGAGTCTGTGACTGGACAGTATTTCAG TGACTGCCGGCCAGCCTATGTATCCCCTCAAGGCCGGAATGATGAGCTGGCAAAGAAGCTTTGGAATGTCAGTTGCGAGCTGCTGGGCATCCAGTGGGACTGA